A genomic stretch from Candidatus Nitrotoga arctica includes:
- a CDS encoding TlpA family protein disulfide reductase: MGMLQKGMLAPSLPTKTLADVGGDMSKMTTYRQPDARMYQYSLDKALALNKPIVLEFATPGHCTVCDGQLQIMKALLEKYQTQVLFLHMDQYQNPQAFKAYRVMGDPWTFFIDDKGFVSGVQPGRMLHGEMEAGIKRILKAGTESHAG; the protein is encoded by the coding sequence ATGGGAATGTTGCAGAAAGGTATGCTAGCACCTAGTTTGCCCACCAAAACATTGGCAGATGTCGGCGGGGACATGAGTAAAATGACAACATATCGTCAGCCAGATGCACGCATGTACCAATACTCTTTGGATAAAGCATTAGCGCTTAATAAACCTATCGTCTTGGAGTTTGCCACACCTGGCCATTGCACCGTGTGTGATGGCCAGTTGCAAATAATGAAAGCGCTCTTGGAAAAATATCAAACCCAGGTGCTTTTTTTGCACATGGATCAATACCAAAATCCGCAAGCATTCAAGGCATATCGTGTGATGGGTGATCCCTGGACTTTCTTTATAGATGATAAAGGTTTTGTTAGCGGAGTTCAGCCAGGACGCATGTTGCATGGCGAAATGGAAGCGGGAATTAAAAGGATTCTCAAGGCGGGAACAGAAAGTCACGCGGGTTGA
- a CDS encoding cbb3-type cytochrome c oxidase subunit I translates to MMQEPNEPWTQDKEYTKYTLWFIYACIIYSIIGFSWGALMGGIPTFRHFVNSGIPGHRIVLGHTHINLLGWVEMAIFGAVYYLIPRLVRRSIYSLRLVKIHFWMHNLGLLGVVVFFSSAGLIGIFIDDDGESVASRFMSLAGIFGSVVLLANIIWGYNIYRTCNGWNRPK, encoded by the coding sequence ATGATGCAGGAACCAAATGAGCCTTGGACTCAGGATAAAGAATATACCAAATATACATTGTGGTTTATTTATGCATGTATTATTTACAGCATAATTGGTTTTTCCTGGGGGGCGTTGATGGGCGGGATTCCCACCTTTAGGCACTTTGTTAATAGCGGGATACCCGGCCATAGGATCGTTTTAGGGCATACCCATATTAATTTGTTGGGATGGGTGGAAATGGCTATTTTCGGCGCGGTATATTATCTTATACCACGGTTGGTGCGTCGTTCCATCTACAGTCTGCGTTTGGTCAAGATCCATTTCTGGATGCATAATCTTGGCCTGCTGGGGGTCGTGGTTTTCTTCAGTTCTGCGGGGCTGATTGGTATTTTTATTGATGACGACGGAGAGTCGGTGGCATCACGTTTTATGTCACTCGCAGGAATTTTTGGTAGTGTGGTTTTACTGGCTAACATTATTTGGGGATATAATATATACCGTACTTGTAATGGATGGAACCGGCCCAAGTGA